The following are from one region of the Acipenser ruthenus chromosome 19, fAciRut3.2 maternal haplotype, whole genome shotgun sequence genome:
- the LOC117424732 gene encoding S-modulin-like, whose translation MGNSKSGILSKELLEDLKLNTRYSEEELSAWYQSFQKECPSGRITIEQFQSIYASFFPDADPKAYAQHVFRSFDTNNDGTLDFKEYIIALHLTSSGKTIQKFEWAFSLYDVDGNGTINKTEVLEIVKAIFTMINADDQEDLPEDENTPEKRTDKIWDYFGKKDNDKLTEGEFIQGITENKEILRLIQYEPQKVKDRLKEKKQ comes from the exons ATGGGAAACAGCAAAAGCGGCATCCTTTCTAAGGAGCTCCTCGAAGACCTCAAACTCAACACCAGGTACAGTGAAGAAGAGCTCAGTGCTTGGTACCAGTCTTTCCAGAAGGAATGCCCAAGTGGGAGAATCACCATTGAGCAGTTTCAGAGCATTTATGCAAGTTTCTTCCCAGATGCAGACCCCAAAGCTTACGCACAGCATGTCTTCAGAAGCTTTGACACCAACAATGATGGCACTTTGGACTTTAAAGAATACATCATTGCTTTGCATCTAACCTCCTCTGGGAAAACTATTCAGAAATTCGAGTGGGCATTTTCTCTCTATGATGTTGATGGCAATGGGACCATCAACAAGACTGAAGTCCTGGAAATCGTCAAG GCCATATTTACAATGATAAACGCAGATGACCAAGAAGATCTTCCAGAAGATGAGAATACACCAGAAAAGAGGACTGATAAAATCTGGGATTACTTTGGCAAGAAGGACAATG aTAAACTAACAGAAGGAGAATTTATCCAGGGAATCACAGAGAACAAAGAGATCCTCAGATTGATACAGTATGAACCCCAGAAAGTCAAAGACAGACTAAAGGAGAAGAAACAGTAG